The following proteins come from a genomic window of Sorghum bicolor cultivar BTx623 chromosome 3, Sorghum_bicolor_NCBIv3, whole genome shotgun sequence:
- the LOC8078704 gene encoding uncharacterized protein LOC8078704 produces the protein MVRVATYFAMTFGAFLFWQSMDRVHVWIALHQDEKKERMERELEIKRMQAELMAQAKENES, from the exons ATGGTGCGGGTGGCGACCTACTTCGCGATGACCTTCGGGGCGTTCCTCTTCTGGCAGTCCATGGACAGGGTCCACGTCTGGATCGCCCTTCACCAGGACGAAAAG AAAGAGAGGATGGAAAGGGAGCTGGAGATAAAGAGAATGCAGGCAGAGTTAATGGCCCAAGCTAAAGAGAATGAATCATGA